The Apium graveolens cultivar Ventura chromosome 6, ASM990537v1, whole genome shotgun sequence genome contains a region encoding:
- the LOC141668922 gene encoding eukaryotic translation initiation factor 5A-4-like, protein MVLTSKDLLAYASVKNCSRDICLMPETRTVEQKVRDLRSFICIKDSPCKIVEIRTLPDRAKRQFVAIDIFTGTMFKATFPVSGTCLVPIVTLTEYQLVDIYGKDSNVILLDEKDNMKEDLKLPTDQDLLSQIKSGFAEGKDVFVYVASAMGKEQIVASKILNPKL, encoded by the exons ATGGTACTTACATCTAAGGATTTGTTAGCTTATGCCTCCGTTAAAAACTGTTCCCGCGATATTTGTTTGATGCCTGAGACCAGGACCGTCGAGCAAAAAGTTAGGGATCTGAGGAGTTTTATCTGCATTAAAGACTCTCCCTGCAAG ATTGTTGAGATCAGAACTTTACCTGATCGCGCTAAACGTCAGTTTGTTGCCATCGACATATTCACTGGGACAATGTTTAAAGCTACTTTTCCTGTATCCGGCACTTGTCTT GTCCCTATTGTCACCCTAACTGAGTATCAACTTGTTGATATTTATGGGAAAGACTCCAAT GTGATTTTGCTTGATGAAAAAGATAATATGAAGGAAGATCTAAAGCTTCCAACTGATCAGGATCTGCTTTCACAG ATCAAGTCTGGATTCGCAGAGGGGAAAGACGTATTTGTTTATGTCGCGTCTGCCATGGGAAAGGAGCAGATCGTTGCTTCAAagatattgaacccaaagttatAA